The following are from one region of the Gryllotalpicola protaetiae genome:
- a CDS encoding GNAT family N-acetyltransferase has translation MSSELIHDTDAHRYRLEVDGKLVSAADYTVNGDRVSFTHTFTDPMQRGHGYAGQVVEFAIDDVEQNSPGAKVVPMCWYVAKWFDEHPERAGLLAD, from the coding sequence ATGAGCAGCGAGCTGATCCACGACACCGACGCGCACCGCTACCGCCTCGAGGTCGACGGCAAGCTCGTGAGCGCGGCCGACTACACCGTGAACGGCGACCGCGTCTCGTTCACCCACACCTTCACCGACCCCATGCAGCGCGGCCACGGCTACGCGGGGCAGGTCGTCGAGTTCGCGATCGACGACGTCGAGCAGAACTCGCCGGGGGCCAAGGTCGTGCCGATGTGCTGGTACGTCGCCAAGTGGTTCGACGAGCACCCCGAGCGGGCGGGGCTGCTCGCTGACTGA
- a CDS encoding zinc-binding dehydrogenase, protein MRAAVAVAQSMEDPLSGLSLREIPDPEEKPGWTRLRVRSASLNPHDVWTLRGVGHPAERIPMVLGCDGAGVTDAGDEVVIHPVLGDPNRGGGDVTLDPGRALLSETVNGSLADFVLVPDACVVPKPTWLSFDDAATLGIVWGTAYRMLFTRARLKAGDRVLVQGASGGVGSAAISLARAAGARVFATARTEAKRAFALEAGAHETFENGVRLPERVDIVVDTVGEATWAHSLRSLQPGGVIVTCGATTGNMPPAELNRIFYQQLSVIGSTGSTRAEFEALLRLLEASGVRPHVDSVVPLDDIASGFQRLIDGDVRGKLVVRVS, encoded by the coding sequence GTGCGCGCTGCTGTCGCCGTCGCTCAGAGCATGGAAGACCCGCTGTCGGGGCTGTCACTGCGAGAAATCCCTGATCCTGAAGAGAAACCGGGGTGGACGCGCCTGCGTGTGCGCAGCGCGTCGCTCAACCCGCACGACGTCTGGACCCTGCGCGGCGTCGGGCACCCGGCCGAGCGCATCCCGATGGTCCTGGGGTGCGATGGAGCCGGGGTGACGGATGCCGGCGACGAAGTCGTGATCCACCCCGTGCTCGGCGACCCGAACCGGGGCGGCGGCGACGTCACGCTCGATCCTGGTCGCGCGCTGCTGTCTGAAACCGTGAACGGGTCGCTCGCCGACTTCGTGCTCGTACCCGACGCCTGCGTCGTGCCGAAGCCCACCTGGCTGAGCTTCGACGATGCGGCGACGCTCGGCATCGTCTGGGGCACCGCCTACCGCATGCTGTTCACGCGAGCGCGACTGAAGGCGGGCGACCGGGTGCTGGTGCAGGGCGCATCGGGCGGGGTCGGCAGCGCGGCGATCTCGCTCGCGCGGGCGGCGGGGGCGCGGGTGTTCGCGACCGCGCGCACCGAGGCGAAGCGCGCCTTCGCCCTTGAGGCCGGCGCACACGAGACGTTCGAGAACGGCGTGCGCCTGCCCGAGCGGGTCGACATCGTCGTCGACACGGTCGGCGAGGCGACCTGGGCGCACTCGCTGCGCTCCTTGCAGCCCGGCGGCGTGATCGTCACCTGCGGCGCGACGACCGGCAACATGCCGCCGGCCGAGCTGAACCGCATCTTCTACCAGCAGCTGTCGGTGATCGGGTCGACCGGGTCCACACGCGCCGAGTTCGAGGCACTGCTGCGGCTGCTCGAGGCGAGCGGCGTGCGACCGCACGTCGACTCGGTCGTGCCGCTCGACGACATCG
- a CDS encoding ribokinase, whose translation MTEHIVVVGALNADLAIRVDRLPAPGETVSGRDVEVLPGGKAANQAVAAARLGGRVRLVGAVGDDDSGRMLREHAAAAGVDTSFVAMLPEVPTGQAIIPVDDAGENSIILVPGANGAIGPENIPVEAYADAAIVCLSLEVPLPVVLRAAARAVAAGAAVVLNPSPFRPLPGELLDAVSVLIVNELEAEQLLGPTVAPAWPGAAKALRAALQPHGIDRIVVTRGAAGAVVVDGKAVTEVHATSVDAVDTTGAGDAFTGALAVRLAEGDPLAAAAAEASVVAAFSTTRRGAQPSYPTASELAEWR comes from the coding sequence GTGACTGAGCACATCGTCGTGGTCGGCGCCCTGAACGCCGACCTGGCCATCCGCGTCGACCGTCTGCCCGCGCCCGGCGAGACCGTCTCGGGCCGAGATGTCGAGGTGCTGCCCGGCGGAAAGGCCGCGAATCAAGCGGTCGCGGCGGCCCGATTGGGCGGCCGGGTCCGGCTCGTCGGCGCGGTAGGCGATGACGACAGCGGGCGGATGCTGCGCGAGCACGCCGCAGCAGCAGGCGTCGACACCTCCTTCGTCGCGATGCTGCCCGAGGTGCCGACCGGCCAGGCGATCATCCCCGTCGACGACGCAGGCGAGAACTCGATCATCCTCGTGCCGGGGGCGAACGGGGCGATCGGGCCCGAGAATATTCCGGTCGAGGCATATGCGGATGCCGCGATCGTCTGTCTCTCGCTCGAGGTGCCGCTTCCCGTGGTGCTCCGTGCGGCAGCGCGGGCGGTGGCCGCCGGCGCCGCCGTGGTGCTCAACCCGTCGCCGTTCCGGCCGCTGCCGGGCGAGCTGCTTGACGCGGTCTCCGTGCTCATCGTCAATGAGCTCGAGGCCGAGCAGCTGCTCGGGCCCACGGTTGCGCCGGCCTGGCCTGGGGCTGCGAAGGCGCTTCGCGCCGCCCTGCAGCCGCACGGCATCGACCGCATCGTCGTCACGCGCGGTGCCGCTGGAGCAGTCGTCGTCGATGGCAAGGCCGTCACCGAGGTGCACGCGACCTCGGTCGACGCCGTAGACACGACCGGCGCGGGGGATGCCTTCACCGGCGCCCTCGCCGTGCGGCTCGCCGAGGGCGATCCGCTCGCGGCCGCTGCTGCCGAGGCATCCGTCGTCGCCGCCTTCAGCACCACGCGCCGCGGCGCGCAGCCGTCGTATCCGACCGCATCCGAGCTCGCGGAGTGGCGCTGA
- a CDS encoding MarR family winged helix-turn-helix transcriptional regulator, protein MTGYSPSALREIAGRVRYGAVHLGHRLRTERGDEAALSGNKLLVLGRLLREGPSTPGRIAAAERVSPQGLTRVFGELEASGHLIRRPDPGDARQSLLEITQLGVRTVTADVAQRDAWLAGALGGLTDAEIGLLALAAELMARLADE, encoded by the coding sequence GTGACCGGGTACTCCCCTTCCGCGCTGCGAGAGATCGCCGGCCGAGTGCGTTACGGCGCCGTGCACCTCGGCCACCGGCTGCGCACCGAGCGCGGCGACGAGGCGGCGCTCTCCGGCAACAAGCTGCTGGTGCTCGGGCGCCTTCTGCGCGAGGGGCCGAGCACTCCCGGCCGCATCGCGGCCGCCGAGCGGGTCAGCCCGCAGGGGCTCACGCGGGTGTTCGGCGAGCTCGAGGCGTCCGGCCATCTCATCCGGCGCCCCGACCCGGGCGACGCGCGCCAGTCCCTCCTCGAGATCACGCAGCTCGGGGTTCGCACGGTAACGGCCGACGTCGCTCAGCGCGACGCCTGGCTGGCGGGTGCCCTGGGTGGCCTCACGGACGCCGAGATCGGCCTGCTCGCGCTCGCCGCGGAGCTCATGGCGCGACTCGCCGACGAGTAG
- a CDS encoding putative protein N(5)-glutamine methyltransferase, with protein sequence MFAEDEAALLISATTDAGELESLVARRVSGEPLEYVLGWAEFAGLRLAVAPGVFVPRRRTELLLELATAATPTALLEVCCGVAPVATAVKMRMPEGSVIASDLDPAAVAVARRNLEPRGGTVVAGDLFGGLPPGARFDVIAANAPYVPTAELVNMPREAREFEHPLALDGGDDGLALHRRIAAEAGAWLAGGGVVLVETSRRQASVDLKIFETQGWRVEVVTDDELDATAVRAARD encoded by the coding sequence GTGTTCGCGGAGGACGAGGCAGCACTGCTGATTTCAGCGACGACGGATGCCGGCGAGCTCGAGTCCCTCGTCGCCCGCCGCGTCTCGGGCGAGCCGCTCGAGTACGTGCTCGGCTGGGCCGAGTTCGCGGGCTTGCGGCTCGCGGTCGCACCTGGGGTCTTCGTGCCGCGGCGTCGCACCGAGCTGCTGCTCGAGCTCGCGACGGCCGCCACGCCGACCGCTCTGCTCGAGGTGTGCTGCGGGGTCGCGCCCGTCGCGACCGCGGTGAAGATGCGGATGCCGGAAGGCTCCGTCATCGCCTCTGATCTCGACCCGGCCGCCGTCGCGGTCGCTCGTCGCAATCTCGAGCCGCGGGGCGGCACGGTGGTCGCGGGCGACCTGTTCGGCGGGCTGCCGCCCGGCGCGCGGTTCGACGTGATCGCCGCGAACGCGCCTTATGTTCCGACCGCCGAGCTGGTGAACATGCCGCGCGAGGCGCGCGAGTTCGAGCATCCGCTCGCCCTCGACGGTGGAGATGACGGGCTCGCGCTGCATCGGCGCATCGCGGCCGAGGCCGGTGCATGGCTCGCCGGCGGCGGCGTGGTGCTCGTCGAGACGAGTCGACGCCAGGCATCCGTCGACCTCAAGATCTTCGAGACTCAGGGGTGGCGCGTCGAGGTCGTCACCGACGACGAGCTCGACGCGACGGCCGTGCGTGCGGCGCGCGACTAG
- a CDS encoding FUSC family protein, translated as MSLARLRAGAGFAVASVIAALLSFWTIAYFARNQTLVIQLCISGVIIALSIVRSDERSAGPGGGGRMPQWVTWVARFALIPLVALLGSALGHVVRSDAALGFALIGVPLVAAIWVRRFGPVWTRLGSLWSFPFIASLVTPAAALAAGAGVWWGALAALIAVGWGSILGWLVTSAGRLSRDAAEWRPDAPAPANGLHSPAAQASRPAENGTRKLAASDRMALHLAISLAAAILLGWWLLPDHLGWFVLTAYIVNSGNRGRGDVVYKGVQRLIGAGVGTVAATLLGTLYAPGDSTAIVALFVILGVGAVLRTVSYAWWAASMTGGLSLLYDFLGQGGTDVLGQRLLAILLGGLIAIAASSFIAPVRSIDVARRRTADLLGLGREVLTGERSAPSYPALAPEVREASARIAQLAPPFHALRIVTFGRIARARRTADLIDRAAALGAGLERFIAAPSRELGADLGGELRGLREVLVSLRRD; from the coding sequence ATGTCACTCGCGCGGCTGCGCGCCGGGGCCGGGTTCGCCGTGGCATCCGTCATCGCCGCCCTGCTGTCGTTCTGGACGATCGCGTACTTCGCGAGGAATCAGACGCTCGTCATTCAGCTGTGCATCTCGGGCGTGATCATCGCGCTGTCGATAGTCCGGTCGGACGAGCGGTCGGCCGGCCCGGGCGGCGGTGGGCGGATGCCGCAGTGGGTGACCTGGGTCGCGCGCTTCGCGCTCATCCCGCTCGTCGCGCTGCTCGGCTCGGCGCTCGGGCACGTGGTGCGTTCGGATGCCGCGCTGGGCTTCGCTCTCATCGGGGTGCCTCTGGTCGCCGCGATCTGGGTGCGCCGCTTCGGGCCGGTGTGGACGCGGCTTGGCTCGCTGTGGTCGTTCCCCTTCATCGCTTCGCTCGTCACGCCGGCCGCTGCGCTCGCCGCGGGCGCAGGGGTCTGGTGGGGTGCGCTGGCTGCGCTGATCGCGGTCGGGTGGGGTTCCATCTTGGGATGGTTGGTCACGTCCGCCGGTCGACTCAGCCGCGACGCGGCTGAATGGAGACCGGATGCCCCCGCCCCCGCGAACGGCCTCCATTCGCCTGCTGCGCAGGCGAGTCGACCGGCGGAGAACGGGACGCGGAAGCTCGCAGCATCCGACCGCATGGCCCTCCACCTCGCCATCTCGCTCGCCGCGGCGATCCTGCTCGGCTGGTGGCTGCTGCCTGACCATCTGGGCTGGTTCGTGCTCACCGCGTACATCGTGAACAGCGGCAACCGCGGCCGAGGCGACGTGGTCTACAAGGGCGTTCAGCGTCTCATCGGCGCGGGCGTCGGCACGGTCGCCGCGACGCTGCTCGGCACGCTCTACGCCCCTGGGGATTCGACCGCGATCGTCGCCCTGTTCGTCATCCTCGGCGTCGGCGCCGTGCTGCGCACCGTGAGCTACGCGTGGTGGGCCGCCTCGATGACCGGCGGCCTGTCGCTGCTCTACGACTTCCTCGGCCAGGGCGGCACCGATGTGCTCGGGCAGCGGCTGCTCGCGATCCTGCTCGGCGGTCTGATCGCGATCGCCGCGAGTTCGTTCATCGCCCCCGTGCGGTCGATCGACGTCGCGCGGCGCCGCACCGCCGATCTGCTCGGGCTCGGCCGCGAGGTTCTGACCGGCGAACGCTCGGCGCCCAGTTACCCGGCACTCGCGCCCGAGGTGCGCGAGGCATCCGCCCGCATCGCCCAGCTCGCGCCCCCGTTCCACGCGCTGCGCATCGTCACGTTCGGTCGCATCGCGCGGGCACGCCGCACGGCCGATCTCATCGACCGGGCGGCAGCCCTCGGCGCGGGTCTCGAGCGGTTCATCGCGGCCCCGTCGCGCGAGCTCGGCGCCGACCTCGGCGGCGAACTGCGCGGCCTGCGCGAGGTTTTGGTTTCATTGAGGCGTGACTGA
- a CDS encoding MGH1-like glycoside hydrolase domain-containing protein, whose amino-acid sequence MPGDERSTEHQRVEAADARQAGWRDWGPYVAERAWGTVREDYSADGDAWRFFPYDHARSRTYRWNEDGMAGFCDLDQTWVLALALWNGQDDHLKERMFGLAGPEGNHGEDAKDYWWYLDGTPTHSWQRWRYHYPQARFPYDELRAENARRGVLDPEYELADTGVFDDGRYWVVTADYAKAGPHDLLLRLTVENAGPETAKIDVLPTLWFRNTWSWDVPEGEKPAITQGDGALIAGPLTLAYETADASAALFCDNETNAVKLFGEGATNRSAYPKDAINDFVVNGAWSVNPQKTGTKASVRYTLTVAPGESRVLRLRLAHSGDDPVGRRAPDADRAVLDRERHPFADFDEVMAAREAEADAFHDAVAPTDLDADRKRVLRQSLAGLTWSKQFFHYDVRRWLAGDPAYAAPPPGRGNIRNGGWQHLAAKDVILMPDAWEYPWFAAWDLAFHCMTYAHIDPGFAKSQLVLLLREWYTHASGQLPAYEWDFGDVNPPTQAHAALVVFRLDGGTDYTFLARVFHKLLINFTWWTNTKDAGQNDLFEGGFMGLDNIAPVNRSTLPPDAGRIEQADSTAWMAVYALDLLEMALTLAHHDPAYEDVAVKFFEHFTRIADAANDEGLWSDDDAFYYDVLTLPDGTKQSLRVRSLVGLVPVTASLTLDGLADGLPEFQASVRAFIRRQPEAADNLHLHPRGGGTTLLALVSPERLTRVLAKVFDEQGMLSPHGIRSISAWHREHPFHISVGGTEQQVDYEPGESTSHLFGGNSNWRGPVWFPLNALIIGSLRDYEGNLGEAHTVEYPAGSGVQRGLGEIADDLADRLISLFTPGAGGGPRASDARYPLLSQDPRWRDQLFFYEYFHGDTGQGLGASHQTGWTALVARLILKESR is encoded by the coding sequence ATGCCGGGTGACGAACGCTCAACAGAACACCAGCGTGTCGAAGCGGCGGACGCGCGGCAAGCGGGTTGGCGCGATTGGGGCCCGTATGTCGCCGAGCGCGCCTGGGGCACGGTGCGCGAGGACTACAGCGCCGACGGCGACGCGTGGCGGTTCTTCCCCTACGACCACGCGCGCAGCCGCACCTACCGCTGGAACGAGGACGGCATGGCCGGCTTCTGCGACCTCGACCAGACCTGGGTGCTGGCCCTCGCGCTGTGGAACGGGCAGGACGACCACCTCAAAGAGCGCATGTTCGGGCTCGCCGGGCCGGAGGGCAACCACGGCGAGGACGCCAAGGACTACTGGTGGTACCTCGACGGCACCCCGACGCACTCGTGGCAGCGCTGGCGCTACCACTACCCGCAGGCGCGTTTTCCCTACGACGAGCTGCGCGCCGAGAACGCCCGCCGCGGCGTGCTCGACCCCGAGTACGAGCTCGCCGACACCGGCGTCTTCGACGACGGTCGCTACTGGGTCGTCACGGCCGACTACGCGAAGGCCGGCCCGCACGACCTGCTGCTGCGCCTGACCGTCGAGAACGCCGGCCCGGAAACGGCGAAGATCGACGTGCTTCCCACGCTCTGGTTCCGCAACACCTGGAGCTGGGATGTGCCGGAGGGCGAGAAGCCCGCCATCACGCAGGGCGACGGTGCGCTGATCGCCGGCCCGCTCACGCTCGCATACGAGACGGCGGATGCTTCAGCCGCGCTGTTCTGCGACAACGAGACCAACGCGGTGAAGCTCTTCGGGGAAGGCGCGACGAACCGCTCCGCGTACCCGAAGGACGCCATCAACGACTTCGTCGTGAACGGCGCGTGGAGCGTCAACCCGCAGAAGACGGGCACCAAGGCATCCGTTCGCTACACGCTCACGGTCGCACCTGGGGAAAGCCGCGTGCTCAGGCTGCGTCTGGCGCACAGCGGCGACGACCCAGTGGGTCGTCGCGCGCCGGACGCCGATCGAGCTGTGCTCGATCGGGAAAGGCACCCCTTCGCCGACTTCGATGAGGTCATGGCCGCGCGCGAAGCCGAAGCCGACGCGTTCCACGACGCCGTGGCGCCGACGGATCTCGACGCCGACCGGAAGCGCGTGCTGCGGCAGTCGCTCGCGGGGCTGACCTGGTCGAAGCAGTTCTTCCACTACGACGTGCGCCGCTGGCTCGCGGGCGACCCGGCCTACGCTGCTCCCCCGCCCGGCCGCGGGAACATCCGCAACGGCGGCTGGCAGCACCTCGCCGCGAAAGACGTGATCCTGATGCCGGACGCGTGGGAGTACCCGTGGTTCGCCGCCTGGGACCTCGCGTTCCACTGCATGACGTACGCGCACATCGACCCCGGCTTCGCGAAGAGTCAGCTGGTCCTGCTGCTGCGCGAGTGGTACACGCATGCGAGCGGCCAGCTGCCCGCCTACGAGTGGGATTTCGGCGACGTGAACCCGCCAACGCAGGCGCACGCCGCGCTCGTCGTGTTCCGGCTCGACGGCGGCACCGACTACACCTTCCTCGCGCGCGTCTTCCACAAGCTGCTCATCAACTTCACGTGGTGGACGAACACGAAGGATGCCGGCCAGAACGACCTCTTCGAGGGCGGCTTCATGGGGCTCGACAACATCGCGCCCGTGAACCGCTCGACGCTGCCGCCCGACGCCGGCCGCATCGAGCAGGCCGACTCGACCGCCTGGATGGCGGTGTACGCCCTTGACCTGCTCGAGATGGCGCTCACGCTCGCCCACCACGACCCCGCCTACGAGGACGTGGCCGTGAAGTTCTTCGAGCACTTCACGCGCATCGCGGACGCGGCGAACGACGAGGGGCTGTGGAGCGACGACGACGCCTTCTACTACGACGTGCTCACCCTGCCCGACGGCACGAAGCAGTCGCTCAGGGTGCGCTCGCTGGTCGGGCTGGTGCCGGTGACCGCGTCGCTCACGCTCGACGGGCTCGCCGACGGGCTGCCCGAGTTCCAGGCATCCGTTCGCGCCTTCATCCGGCGTCAGCCGGAAGCGGCGGACAATCTGCACCTGCACCCGCGCGGCGGCGGCACCACGCTGCTCGCGCTGGTGAGCCCCGAGCGGCTCACGCGGGTCTTGGCGAAGGTGTTCGACGAGCAGGGGATGCTGTCGCCGCACGGCATCCGCTCGATCTCCGCCTGGCATCGCGAGCACCCGTTCCACATCTCGGTCGGCGGCACCGAGCAGCAGGTCGACTACGAGCCGGGCGAGTCGACGAGCCACCTGTTCGGCGGCAACTCGAACTGGCGCGGGCCGGTCTGGTTCCCGCTGAACGCGCTGATCATCGGGTCGCTGCGCGACTACGAAGGCAACCTCGGCGAGGCGCACACGGTCGAGTATCCGGCGGGGTCCGGGGTCCAGCGCGGCCTGGGCGAGATCGCCGACGACCTCGCCGACCGGCTCATCTCGCTGTTCACGCCCGGCGCGGGCGGCGGCCCGAGGGCATCGGATGCCCGCTACCCCCTGCTCTCGCAGGACCCGAGGTGGCGCGACCAGCTGTTCTTCTACGAGTACTTCCACGGCGACACGGGCCAGGGGCTGGGTGCCTCGCACCAGACGGGCTGGACGGCCCTGGTCGCGCGACTGATCTTGAAGGAGTCCCGCTGA
- a CDS encoding RNA-binding S4 domain-containing protein gives MVAELSSVRVDVWAWSVRLYKTRSAATEAAKAGHIRVNGDRAKPAQPVKIGDEVRAVTDREHIVFVKQLLTKRVGAAVAALAVDDRTPALPPKEERAAPVVRERGAGRPTKRERRALERLRGH, from the coding sequence ATGGTCGCCGAGCTCAGCAGCGTGCGCGTCGACGTGTGGGCGTGGTCGGTGCGGTTGTACAAGACACGGTCGGCGGCGACCGAGGCGGCGAAGGCCGGGCACATCCGCGTGAACGGCGACCGTGCGAAACCCGCGCAGCCCGTGAAGATCGGCGACGAGGTGCGCGCCGTCACCGACCGCGAGCACATCGTGTTCGTCAAGCAGCTGCTGACCAAGCGGGTCGGTGCGGCGGTCGCGGCCCTGGCCGTCGACGACCGCACCCCGGCGCTGCCGCCAAAGGAGGAGCGCGCAGCTCCCGTCGTGCGCGAGCGCGGTGCCGGGCGCCCGACGAAGCGGGAGCGCCGCGCGCTGGAGCGGCTGCGCGGGCACTGA
- a CDS encoding VOC family protein, which yields MSVSFTPYLSFRGQAREAMNFYQSVFGGELTVTTFADGGMTDGVDPNQIMHSQLDGAVSLMGSDTPDSMPYTDGSRITLAFSGDSAGLDSCRDYYAKLGDGGSNVLPLDLAPWGDYYGQLTDKYGITWMFDFSAPEVPDDASSLRAHSQDSL from the coding sequence ATGTCCGTCAGCTTCACTCCCTATCTCTCGTTCCGCGGCCAGGCCCGCGAGGCGATGAACTTCTACCAGTCGGTCTTCGGCGGCGAGCTCACCGTCACCACCTTCGCCGACGGCGGCATGACCGACGGTGTCGACCCCAACCAGATCATGCACTCGCAGCTCGACGGCGCCGTCTCGCTCATGGGCTCCGACACCCCCGACTCGATGCCCTACACCGACGGCAGCCGCATCACTCTCGCGTTCTCGGGCGACTCGGCCGGCCTCGACTCCTGCCGCGATTACTACGCGAAGCTCGGCGACGGCGGCTCCAACGTGCTGCCGCTCGACCTCGCGCCGTGGGGCGACTACTACGGCCAGCTCACCGACAAGTACGGCATCACCTGGATGTTCGATTTCAGCGCTCCCGAGGTTCCAGACGACGCCAGCTCGCTGCGCGCCCACAGCCAGGACTCGCTCTAG
- a CDS encoding GyrI-like domain-containing protein, producing MDIEEGRLGPLHLYAISSGPAPIPRDEVPPVVYRLFEQLRERLADIDIEISGRAIAWYERVIGEFGEHSQRVWVGYVADDDEVGGEMSPIVLDGAEHVAIGMHHGPMATIRQSWNELFDWVHEHGGHSAGYMREVHLKAWPYPEDEWVTKLELPFDEDDDDPIGE from the coding sequence ATGGACATCGAAGAGGGGCGCCTCGGGCCGCTGCATCTGTACGCGATCTCCTCGGGGCCTGCGCCGATCCCACGCGACGAGGTGCCGCCCGTCGTCTACCGGCTGTTCGAGCAGCTGCGCGAACGGCTCGCCGACATCGACATCGAGATCTCCGGCCGGGCGATCGCCTGGTACGAGCGGGTCATCGGCGAGTTCGGGGAGCATAGCCAGCGGGTGTGGGTCGGCTACGTCGCCGACGACGACGAGGTCGGCGGCGAGATGTCGCCCATCGTGCTCGACGGGGCGGAGCACGTCGCGATCGGGATGCACCACGGGCCGATGGCGACGATCCGCCAGTCGTGGAACGAGCTGTTCGACTGGGTGCACGAGCACGGCGGCCACTCGGCCGGCTACATGCGCGAGGTGCACCTCAAGGCGTGGCCGTACCCAGAGGACGAGTGGGTAACGAAGCTCGAGCTGCCCTTCGACGAAGACGACGACGACCCGATCGGCGAGTAG